ctgatcatatagtaagctcactttatcatttcactcactacacatcttacagattgctcctttaaatactACTTTGTCTCTaacataaacaacagaaaatcacTGACAAGCTTACATCATTTGCAGGTAGATTTCCACTTCTAACTAAATGTGCTCGTTTCATTTCTTACAAAAGTAAGATGATCAGGTTGATGCTGGTGGTCGCTTCATTTTGATCATTTAATTAAAGTGAGTTAATTTGTCAGCTAATAGACTGATCAAACtataatgaaaaaatgtttaagtTGCAGCCAGAAATAAAGGAAATGTGTTGATTGCCCATTACAGTTAAAGCATTTAATTAGTACATATAAAAGTTACCCTGCAGCTCCATGGCGTACAGATGTCCCTCCTGTGCCATCACGGGGAATATCTCTTTCTCTATGGATGTTGGTCTCAgctgcacaaacagaaaaaaaagtcacaaacacatCGTCAAGTGCATGCTCGAGGCTTTCTGTGCGTTCACGTGTGCGAGAGGGAGACACTCACCTGGATCCTGCCGAGCATGCTGGGATTGAAGATGTAGATGCCGGCGTTGATCTTGTTGGACACAAACACCTGCGGCTTCTCGACGAAGCGATGTATCAGGCCGCTGTCTGTCTCAAACACGACCACGCCGTACTTAGAGGGCTCCTCCACCCGTGtgaccttcacacacacacaaacactcgtGAACACACACTTATAAAGAAGCTTTGGATATTGCTGaacagtttctttgtttttcaggtttGACTGACGGAGCTCTAACTCTGCTATTTTTCTCTTAATAACCAAcagtaaaaaaattaaataaaaaacagaatttaaaaggAACCCtgcattttaaaggagcaatatgtaactctgacgcCTAGTGTTGAAAATGgttactgcagtccaaattcaaaacattgtagagagctgtctccccccgccccccccccccccctctctagagtcgatgttcaaacaggttaccatgtggtggacactgaagcttcagtgtttagccagctctgcatcggtctgtaaacctttctgtgttctaacctctctccatttgaATTTTTGTTATCAAGGAGGTTGAGATTATAAAAATCTATACTCTGcaattaagcttttttttatttttaacttcaagagttaaaatgtattttcaggaACAAGCTTTCATTTCATAATCAGTTGGTCATGTCTAAATCCAacttcctttttcattttttttaaatgtagttatGGCCACATAATCCTGAGAAGGACTTTATGACGCCACCTTTCTGTCTTATTTTCCTCTTCTACTCTGAGTCTGAATATCGTCTTTCCTCTCCGGCTGTCTGGATCGTCTGTTGATTGATTAATTTACCCGTATTTAGGCCTAAAGATTTccatcttttcttctctcttaacTTTCCTGCAGGTAATCCATCATGTGCACAGAACAACTCAGgataaacactctctctctctctcaccacgATGGTTCCCTCTTTGCCGTGGTTGTTGTGAAACTGCAGCAGATCTTTGAAGGGAAAATCACAGATGACGTCCGAGTTGAGGACAAAGAAGGGCTCGTTGTCGATGTTCAGCAGCTCTCGAGCCAACGCCAGGGGACCAGCTGcacaagaaacacacatttattaaatatttgaatgaatATATTTCACTCAGAGTCCAGCTACTAAACACTGCAGCTACACTACCTTAAACCCTACATTTGATCCAGACATAAAATGTATAATATCACAATTGTAAAATGGACTTTTTTGATTCAGAGAAagagtttcttgttttttaatctttaagaAATCTGTATCTCTGATGGTTGTGGTGCTGTATCATTGTAATACTTAACAATATCACTATTTTAACACCATTTTCAGCGCGTCTGTATCGGTCTGCAGTGAAGAGAAACTCACCTGTCCCCAGAGGCTCCTTCTcatgagacagagagatacgAATCCCgagctgaggagaaaacagaaaacagagcaCAACCTTGTTTTGTTATATCACAGAAGTATCAGAGTAGATGGTTCATAAAGAATCAGCATGGAGGTTTAAATTGATCAGATTTCTAACAAtaactcaaaaacacacaggcataaaaacctgttttttacTACATCAACAGCTGTGTGATACTATGAACTGTGTATTCactcaattatttaaatatttattttcctgacTTACAGTAAAAATCTTTCTTGCACTGTACATTTCAGAGAAAACCCCGAGGGGAAGGGTTATGGGTTTAAGAAAAttgtactgtatatgtgcaaTGTAATGTTGTTCATTTTTCTCTTGTGTATAATTGTACAGAGCAATGAATTGCATCTACTAAATGTACAAGATAATGTACACCTGCtttttgttcaaaataaataaaaagttggtTCCAAAAAGAaacccatcatcatcatttattttaaaaaatgtttttaaatgtggacCCCAGGAAGGATAGCTGAGCTCTAGGTTGCAGCTAATGAGGatcctaacaaataaacaaatcgtcatcatcatcagtatcATCAGAGCTGTAGTAACTTGTTATACATACTCTCTCCTCCTGgactctcatctctctctccagcagctCTGACATGTAGCTCACCGCCAGAATCACATGAGTCACCCCGGCCtgtgcacataaaaacacagaaaatacaaacacgTGTGAGCAGTGAGGACACGGCCCtgtttctctgttctgtttgattGGAAACATTCGTACCTTGACCAGAGCCTCCACCTGGTGCAGTAGTATTGGTTTGTTGCAGAAATCCACCAGCGGTTTAGGGACGCTCAGGGTGAGCGGTCTCAGCCGGGTCCCGTACCCCCCCACAAGGATCAAGGCCTTCATTTCTTCTCGCTGTTAGCAACCGTTACCAGGGTGATGACAGCTCATCAAGGACGAGACAGTGACAAGCCTGAGAGGAGAGTCAAGGTGACCGAGGAAGGAAGCAGAAACACCTTTACAGGAAACATATTTGTTTCTTTGATGGATCATGACGCTACTTTGATATCTGCTCTGAAGCTGTGAACCAGAAGCTTCTAGAAAGGTTAAAACGATAGTATCATCACATCCTGTTTTTAAGTCCTGTGTACTTTCTGCAGAAGCTCAAAACTTAACCACGACCTGCAACACAACGGTGCAACATAGAAACAACACGTGTGACATGTTGGTATGTGCTCAATCTGCAGACATCAGCGTTTGTTT
The Labrus mixtus chromosome 7, fLabMix1.1, whole genome shotgun sequence DNA segment above includes these coding regions:
- the gmppb gene encoding mannose-1-phosphate guanyltransferase beta, yielding MKALILVGGYGTRLRPLTLSVPKPLVDFCNKPILLHQVEALVKAGVTHVILAVSYMSELLEREMRVQEERLGIRISLSHEKEPLGTAGPLALARELLNIDNEPFFVLNSDVICDFPFKDLLQFHNNHGKEGTIVVTRVEEPSKYGVVVFETDSGLIHRFVEKPQVFVSNKINAGIYIFNPSMLGRIQLRPTSIEKEIFPVMAQEGHLYAMELQGFWMDIGQPKDFLTGMCMYLQSVRQHAPERLRTGPGFLGNVLVDPTAQIGENCTIGPNVTIGAGVVVEDGVRIKRCTVMKGARVRSHSWLESCIVGWSCSVGQWVRMENVTVLGEDVIVNDELYLNGANVLPHKSINDSVPEPRIIM